One region of Hymenobacter sediminicola genomic DNA includes:
- a CDS encoding NCS1 family nucleobase:cation symporter-1, whose translation MNSTQDLVTDQQSAGLLSPDLAPIPTAGRTWTTANYAALWISMSLCIPTYMLASSLIEGGMNWWQALLTIFLGNTVVLVPMLLNGHAGAKYGIPFPVFARASFGVRGANVPALLRAIIACGWFGIQTWIGGYALYQMAVLWWPGLATLPAVFPAAWGLATGPAVTFVLFWALNMYVVYLGVESIRKLLVFKAFFLPIAAVALLWWAILAGNGLGPILAQPAKFASSAEFWAFFFPSLTGMVGFWATLSLNIPDFTRYATSQRAQVLGQAIGLPTSMTLFSFVGVVVTSATLVIYGQTIWDPVVLAGKFESRLLVSVAMLAVALSTLATNIAANIVSPANDFANLNPARISFKTGGYITGIIGLLIFPWKLIADPSGYIFTWLVGYSALLGPIGGIMIADYYLLRHQQLDVPDLYRHQGRYTYHNGVNYQAMLALGLGILPNIPGFLQAVGALPAGSVWPWLAGIYSYAWFVGFLLSGGLYVLLMRAQHRSAPASSRASVKAV comes from the coding sequence ATGAACTCAACCCAGGACCTGGTGACCGACCAGCAGAGCGCCGGCCTGCTCAGCCCAGATCTGGCCCCCATTCCCACCGCCGGGCGCACCTGGACCACCGCCAACTATGCGGCTCTCTGGATCAGTATGAGCCTCTGCATCCCGACGTATATGCTGGCCAGCTCGCTGATTGAGGGCGGCATGAACTGGTGGCAGGCGCTGCTTACCATCTTCCTCGGCAACACGGTGGTGCTGGTGCCCATGCTGCTCAATGGTCACGCTGGCGCCAAATATGGCATTCCGTTTCCGGTGTTTGCGCGGGCCAGCTTTGGGGTGCGCGGGGCCAACGTGCCGGCCCTGCTGCGCGCCATCATTGCCTGCGGCTGGTTCGGCATCCAGACCTGGATTGGGGGCTACGCGCTGTATCAGATGGCAGTGCTGTGGTGGCCGGGGCTGGCTACGCTGCCGGCTGTGTTTCCGGCGGCCTGGGGCCTGGCAACGGGGCCGGCCGTTACGTTCGTGCTGTTCTGGGCGCTGAACATGTACGTGGTATATCTGGGCGTGGAAAGCATCCGGAAGCTGCTGGTATTCAAGGCGTTTTTTCTGCCCATAGCCGCCGTGGCGCTGTTGTGGTGGGCTATTTTGGCCGGCAATGGGCTGGGCCCTATTCTGGCGCAGCCGGCCAAATTTGCTTCTTCCGCTGAGTTCTGGGCGTTTTTCTTTCCGTCGCTCACAGGCATGGTGGGTTTCTGGGCTACGCTTTCCCTCAACATTCCGGACTTCACGCGCTATGCCACCAGCCAGCGGGCCCAGGTGCTGGGCCAGGCCATCGGGCTGCCGACTTCCATGACGCTGTTTTCGTTCGTGGGCGTGGTCGTGACGTCGGCGACGCTGGTTATCTACGGCCAGACCATCTGGGACCCGGTAGTGCTGGCCGGCAAGTTTGAGAGCCGGCTACTGGTGAGCGTGGCCATGCTGGCCGTGGCGCTGTCTACGCTGGCCACCAACATTGCGGCCAACATCGTGAGTCCGGCCAACGACTTCGCCAACCTCAACCCGGCGCGTATCAGCTTCAAAACCGGCGGCTACATCACCGGCATCATTGGCCTGCTCATTTTCCCTTGGAAGCTGATTGCCGACCCTTCCGGCTACATTTTCACGTGGCTGGTGGGCTATTCGGCGCTGCTGGGCCCCATCGGCGGCATCATGATAGCCGACTACTACTTGCTGCGCCATCAGCAACTCGACGTACCCGATTTATACCGCCACCAGGGCCGCTACACCTACCACAACGGCGTCAACTACCAGGCCATGCTGGCACTGGGGCTGGGCATTTTGCCCAATATTCCCGGCTTCCTGCAGGCGGTAGGAGCGTTGCCGGCCGGCTCGGTGTGGCCGTGGCTGGCCGGCATCTACAGCTATGCCTGGTTTGTGGGGTTCCTGTTGTCGGGTGGGCTGTACGTGTTGCTGATGCGGGCCCAGCACCGAAGCGCGCCGGCTTCGTCACGGGCTTCGGTGAAGGCAGTCTGA
- a CDS encoding protein kinase yields MHTLEELRAGKLTGTTRLDLSAGLTEFPAEIFDLADSLEILNLSGNALAALPTDFGRLRKLRILFCSDNRFTEVPAVLGQCPELSMVGFKANQIRTLPAAALPPALRWLILTDNQMEALPPEIGECRHLQKLMLAGNRLTHLPETMMGCTQLELLRIAANRLPELPAWLLQLPRLSWLAYAGNPFSEQAEAAALERHPIATIDWAQLELRQQLGEGASGIISKARWHNENGRPEQEVAVKLFKGAVTSDGLPHSEMVACISAGRHPNLITVEGKIAHHPAGAEGLVLELIDPIFGNLAGPPSFATCTRDVYTAGTTFSLQAAVRMAHGIASAAAHLHKQGILHGDLYAHNILNTSDGACLLGDFGAACFFNPEEKETALALQQLEIRAFGCLLEELLAHCNVPAGAEAALSGMQELQRQCVQPDTAARPLFAEVERRLAAIHQGM; encoded by the coding sequence ATGCATACCCTTGAAGAGCTGCGGGCCGGCAAGTTGACCGGCACCACGCGCCTCGACCTTTCCGCCGGCCTGACTGAGTTTCCCGCCGAAATATTCGACCTGGCCGATTCGCTGGAAATCCTCAACCTCTCGGGCAATGCCCTGGCTGCGCTGCCCACTGACTTCGGGCGGCTCCGCAAGCTGCGCATCCTGTTTTGTTCCGATAACCGGTTTACGGAAGTGCCTGCGGTGTTGGGCCAATGCCCGGAGTTGAGCATGGTGGGTTTCAAGGCCAACCAGATTCGGACGCTGCCGGCCGCCGCATTGCCGCCGGCTCTGCGCTGGCTCATCCTCACCGACAACCAAATGGAAGCTCTGCCGCCCGAAATCGGGGAGTGCCGGCACCTGCAGAAGCTGATGTTGGCCGGTAACCGCCTCACGCATCTGCCCGAAACTATGATGGGCTGCACACAGCTGGAGCTGCTGCGCATTGCCGCCAACCGCCTCCCGGAGCTGCCCGCGTGGCTACTGCAGCTGCCGCGCCTGTCGTGGCTGGCGTATGCCGGCAACCCGTTTTCGGAGCAGGCAGAAGCCGCGGCGCTGGAACGGCACCCGATAGCCACTATCGACTGGGCACAGCTGGAGTTGCGGCAGCAGCTTGGCGAAGGGGCCTCGGGCATCATTTCGAAGGCGCGCTGGCACAATGAGAATGGCCGACCCGAACAAGAAGTAGCTGTGAAGCTGTTCAAGGGCGCCGTAACCAGTGACGGACTGCCGCACAGCGAAATGGTGGCCTGCATCAGCGCCGGCCGCCACCCCAACCTGATTACGGTGGAGGGCAAGATTGCGCACCATCCGGCCGGAGCCGAGGGACTGGTACTAGAGCTAATTGACCCGATTTTCGGCAACCTGGCCGGGCCACCCAGCTTCGCCACCTGCACCCGCGACGTCTATACTGCCGGCACCACGTTCAGCCTGCAGGCGGCTGTGCGCATGGCCCACGGCATAGCCTCAGCTGCCGCGCACTTGCACAAGCAGGGAATCCTGCACGGCGACCTGTACGCCCACAACATCCTCAACACGTCCGACGGCGCCTGCCTGCTCGGCGACTTCGGGGCCGCCTGCTTCTTCAATCCGGAGGAGAAGGAAACTGCGCTGGCGCTGCAGCAGCTAGAAATCCGCGCGTTTGGCTGCTTGCTGGAAGAACTGCTGGCGCACTGCAACGTGCCTGCCGGAGCGGAAGCTGCGCTGAGCGGCATGCAGGAACTGCAGCGCCAGTGCGTGCAGCCGGACACGGCGGCACGGCCCCTGTTTGCAGAAGTGGAGCGCAGGCTTGCCGCCATCCATCAGGGAATGTAG